In a single window of the Penaeus chinensis breed Huanghai No. 1 chromosome 4, ASM1920278v2, whole genome shotgun sequence genome:
- the LOC125025223 gene encoding neuropeptide SIFamide receptor-like gives MGRVLSCHEIPFETRKARIALRSRRNVLGAEMARDMYRETVSGYRPGESVIFTPGSSSFAVLDTTYQDPFPYYRKTSPYPPLPLLTGAPSPASFSPATATQTVAAMTDFFYNTSDSANSTSIDDAYNNQTVSSDSPVFPEYIRVVSTIFCSIVLFVGVVGNVLVPVVILKNRDMRNSTNYFLINLSFADLLVLLICLPSVLVELHSPPDVWVLGYSMCKY, from the coding sequence ATGGGACGTGTTTTGTCATGCCATGAAATACCCTTCGAAACAAGGAAAGCAAGAATTGCGCTGAGAAGCCGAAGGAACGTCCTCGGTGCCGAGATGGCCCGTGACATGTACCGGGAGACAGTGAGTGGCTACCGACCGGGGGAGTCGGTTATCTTTACTCCCGGTAGCTCTTCCTTCGCCGTCCTGGACACCACCTATCAGGATCCTTTCCCCTATTACCGCAAGACTTCCCCGTACCCTCCGCTGCCTCTCCTCACGGGCGCCCCATCCCCCGCGAGCTTTTCCCCGGCAACGGCGACCCAGACAGTCGCGGCGATGACGGACTTTTTCTACAACACATCTGACAGTGCCAACTCCACGTCCATTGATGATGCCTATAACAACCAAACGGTCTCTTCCGATTCTCCCGTGTTTCCCGAATACATCCGCGTCGTCTCCACGATTTTCTGCAGCATTGTTCTTTTCGTCGGCGTCGTCGGCAATGTGTTAGTTCCTGTCGTTATTTTAAAGAACAGGGACATGAGAAATTCTACCAACTACTTCCTCATTAACCTGAGTTTTGCCGATCTGTTGGTGTTGCTGATCTGCCTCCCGTCCGTACTGGTGGAGCTCCACTCGCCCCCCGACGTCTGGGTCCTCGGCTACAGCATGTGTAAGTACTGA